A single Hypomesus transpacificus isolate Combined female unplaced genomic scaffold, fHypTra1 scaffold_186, whole genome shotgun sequence DNA region contains:
- the LOC124489229 gene encoding extracellular calcium-sensing receptor-like: protein MWLSGWLWLLACLPGLVLGLAGGGACRLLAKPVSGSVYRAGDVVIGGLFPIHVEAPEPELEFRSKSSNTNCTIFYQRAYRWLQTMIFAVEEVNRNPSLLPGLRLGYLASDSCLAEGTTLGAALGMVTGQEGSISGTDCGTTPEVPVIIGDARSSASIVVAQTLGVFTLPMVSYFASCACLSDSRKYPSFFRTVPSDAFQARAMAWLLSRLGWTWVGLLSGDDDYGKYGVQMLLQELRGSGVCVSYSEVIPKVHTQSRISRVVDTIKRSSAMVVVVFAISQDAQFLLKEVVRQNITDKQWIATEAWVTFTSLSVPQNLPSLAGTIGFALRRAPIPGLGAFLTQLRPDGPSPHHDPFLRELWEDLFGCSLKASQGTARLCSGSEVIVEGESMYADVSQLRATYNVYKAVYAIAHALHGMLACPPGDQCPNLQRLQPKDIVQYLRGVNFTTHVGDPVHFDQNGDPPASYDIINWHVTPQGGVEFATVGHFVSSDGSGGQFHLEIERVMWGAGSGREVPVSVCSTPCPPGTWKAAQKGRPICCFDCLPCSEGEVSRETGSVECSRCPERFWSSPDHTECIAQQVDFLSLSDSMGIVLSVISVVGATLTAATLITFICHRHTPLVRANNSELSFLLLLSLKLCFLCALAFIGQPRPWSCMLRHTLFGISFVLCLSCLLSRTVVVLVAFRSTLPGENLMRYLGPNQQRLGISLCTLVQVLICVLWLSLAPPLPTERGIRGDHGPKILSECAVGSMVGFSLVVGYIGLLASLCLLLAFLARKLPDNFNEAKLITFSMLIFCAVWVAFIPAYVSSPGKFTVAVEIFAILASSYGLLACIFAPKCYIILLMPERNTKKQMMAK from the exons ATGTGGCTCTCTGGCTGGCTGTGGTTGCTGGCCTGCCTCCCTGGGCTGGTTCTGGGGCTGGCAGGAGGGGGGGCCTGCCGGCTATTGGCTAAGCCTGTGTCCGGCAGTGTATATCGGGCAGGGGACGTGGTGATCGGGGGCCTATTCCCCATCCATGTGGAAGCTCCAGAACCTGAGCTAGAGTTTAGGAGCAAGAGCAGCAATACGAACTGTACCAT TTTCTACCAGCGTGCGTACCGCTGGCTCCAGACCATGATCTTTGCTGTGGAGGAGGTGAACCGTAACCCTAGCCTCCTCCCTGGGCTCAGGCTGGGGTACCTGGCCTCAGACTCCTGCCTGGCCGAGGGCACCACCCTGGGGGCAGCCCTGGGTATGGTGACCGGGCAGGAAGGCTCCATATCAGGCACAGACTGTGGCACAACCCCCGAGGTTCCAGTCATCATCGGAGACGCCCGCTCCTCAGCCTCCATCGTGGTGGCACAGACCCTGGGAGTGTTTACCCTGCCCATG GTGAGCTACTTTGCTTCTTGTGCATGTTTGAGTGACAGCAGGAAGTACCCCTCGTTCTTCAGGACTGTTCCCAGCGATGCTTTCCAGGCGCGGGCCATGGCCTGGCTGCTGTCCCGGCTGGGCTGGACTTGGGTGGGCTTGTTGTCTGGGGACGATGACTACGGGAAGTACGGGGTCCAAatgctgctgcaggagctgaggggctctggagtgtgtgtctccTACTCTGAGGTCATCCCCAAG GTCCATACCCAGAGCAGGATCAGTCGGGTGGTTGACACCATCAAGAGGTCCTCTGCcatggttgtggtggtgtttGCCATCTCCCAGGATGCACAG TTTCTTTTAAAAGAAGTAGTCCGTCAGAACATTACAGACAAACAGTGGATCGCTACCGAGGCCTGGGTCACCTTCACCAGCCTCTCGGTCCCCCAGAACCTCCCCTCGCTGGCCGGCACCATCGGGTTTGCCCTCCGGAGGGCCCCTATCCCTGGGCTGGGAGCCTTCCTGACCCAGCTGAGGCCAGACGGGCCCTCGCCCCATCACGATCCCTTCCTCAGGGAATTGTGGGAAGATCTGTTCGGGTGTTCTTTGAAGGCCAGTCAGGGCACTGCTCGGCTGTgttcagggtcagaggtcatag TGGAGGGGGAGAGTATGTACGCAGACGTGTCACAGCTGAGGGCCACCTATAACGTGTACAAGGCAGTGTACGCCATCGCGCACGCTCTGCATGGCATGCTGGCCTGCCCTCCTGGAGACCAGTGTCCCAACCTCCAGCGCCTGCAGCCCAAAGAC ATTGTTCAGTACCTGAGAGGTGTGAACTTCACCACACATGTGGGTGATCCCGTCCACTTTGACCAGAATGGAGATCCACCTGCTTCCTATGACATCATCAACTGGCACGTGACCCCACAGGGTGGGGTGGAGTTTGCCACCGTCGGACATTTTGTGTCATCTGATGGATCGGGGGGTCAGTTTCATCTGGAAATCGAGAGAGTGATGTGGGGTGCTGGGAGTGGACGTGAG GTGCCCGTGTCTGTGTGCagcactccctgcccccctggcaCCTGGAAGGCGGCACAGAAGGGCCGACCAATCTGCTGCTTCGACTGTCTGCCCTGCTCAGAGGGGGAggtcagcagagagacag GGTCAGTGGAATGCAGTCGGTGTCCTGAGAGGTTCTGGTCCAGCCCAGACCACACTGAGTGCATCGCCCAGCAGGTGGACTTCCTGTCCCTCAGCGACAGCATGGGAATCGTCCTGTCCGTCATCTCTGTTGTCGGGGCAACACTAACAGCCGCAACCTTGATTACTTTTATTTGTCACCGACACACGCCACTG GTGCGGGCCAACAACTCAGAGTTGAGCTTCCTGCTTCTGCTGTCACTCAAGCTCTGTTTCCTGTGTGCGCTGGCGTTTATTGGTCAGCCCAGGCCTTGGTCCTGCATGCTGAGACACACCCTGTTTGGGATCAGCTTCGTGCTGtgcctctcctgcctgctgAGCAGAACCGTGGTGGTTCTGGTGGCCTTCCGCTCCACCCTCCCTGGAGAGAACCTGATGCGGTACCTGGGTCCCAACCAGCAGAGGCTGGGCATCTCTCTCTGCACGCTGGTACAG GTGCTGATCTGTGTGTTGTggctgtccctggccccccctttGCCTACAGAAAGGGGCATCAGAGGAGACCACGGGCCCAAGATCTTGTCGGAGTGTGCTGTGGGTTCCATGGTGGGCTTCTCCCTGGTCGTGGGGTACATTGGCCTGCTGGCCTCCCTTTGCCTCCTTCTGGCGTTCTTGGCCAGGAAACTCCCGGATAACTTCAACGAGGCCAAACTCATCACCTTCAGCATGCTGATCTTCTGCGCCGTGTGGGTCGCGTTCATCCCAGCTTACGTCAGCTCTCCGGGGAAGTTCACGGTTGCCGTGGAGATCTTTGCCATCCTGGCCTCCAGTTACGGACTTCTGGCCTGCATTTTCGCCCCAAAATGTTACATCATCCTGCTGATGCCTGAGAGGAACACCAAGAAACAGATGATGGCCAAATAA